One genomic window of Capsicum annuum cultivar UCD-10X-F1 unplaced genomic scaffold, UCD10Xv1.1 ctg73027, whole genome shotgun sequence includes the following:
- the LOC124894316 gene encoding uncharacterized protein LOC124894316 isoform X2 — protein MMFLDACFIIEFICNDNIITSGRRSWLNMKKHDRDLVRHDLLLYDNQLPFQVIDALARAFRCDEFTLHLLTRRFLQMPFLNISSAPTPTYLDYIKGVSYLQHQQGEAQAPVHLLQYYRDLWINVLFGDDAEEEDNNDNKEEEDHLAVFPPFTDTELKKADLKELRARGVIQINIVAGDDQLIRFLRNIAQPTESNPQAIWNVKRQISIYFRSKRFSLVVACAEMKQRYFSGPWSFLVFLAVIFTVGMTVIQTVLTGIQTYK, from the exons ATGATGTTCCTCGACGCCTGCTTTATTATTGAATTCATCTGCAACGACAATATAATTACTAGTGGCAGGAGGAGCTGGTTGAATATGAAGAAACATGATAGAGATTTGGTGCGTCATGACCTATTATTGTATGATAATCAATTGCCTTTCCAGGTCATAGATGCGCTAGCACGGGCATTTAGATGTGACGAGTTTACATTGCACCTTTTAACAAGAAGGTTCCTCCAAATGCCGTTTTTAAACATATCTTCTGCTCCAACTCCTACGTATCTTGATTATATCAAGGGTGTCTCTTATCTTCAACATCAGCAGGGGGAGGCTCAAGCTCCTGTACATCTTCTTCAGTATTATAGAGACCTATGGATCAATGTTTTATTTGGAGATGATGCAGAAGAAGAAGACAACAACgacaacaaagaagaagaagatcatctTGCGGTGTTCCCACCTTTCACAGACACAGAGTTGAAGAAAGCAG ATCTTAAGGAGCTGCGAGCCAGAGGAGTAATCCAGATCAACATCGTTGCTGGTGATGATCAATTGATTAGATTCTTGAGAAACATAGCACAACCTACCGAGTCCAATCCTCAAGCTATTTGGAATGTCAAACGACAGATTTCTATTTATTTCAGAAGTAAACGCTTCTCCCTAGTAGTTGCCTGTGCTGAAATGAAGCAAAGGTACTTTAGTGGTCCTTGGAGTTTTCTTGTGTTCCTTGCTGTTATTTTCACGGTTGGTATGACTGTAATTCAAACTGTCCTCACAGGCATTCAGACTTACAAATAG
- the LOC124894316 gene encoding uncharacterized protein LOC124894316 isoform X1: MMFLDACFIIEFICNDNIITSGRRSWLNMKKHDRDLVRHDLLLYDNQLPFQVIDALARAFRCDEFTLHLLTRRFLQMPFLNISSAPTPTYLDYIKGVSYLQHQQGEAQAPVHLLQYYRDLWINVLFGDDAEEEDNNDNKEEEDHLAVFPPFTDTELKKAEEDLKELRARGVIQINIVAGDDQLIRFLRNIAQPTESNPQAIWNVKRQISIYFRSKRFSLVVACAEMKQRYFSGPWSFLVFLAVIFTVGMTVIQTVLTGIQTYK, from the exons ATGATGTTCCTCGACGCCTGCTTTATTATTGAATTCATCTGCAACGACAATATAATTACTAGTGGCAGGAGGAGCTGGTTGAATATGAAGAAACATGATAGAGATTTGGTGCGTCATGACCTATTATTGTATGATAATCAATTGCCTTTCCAGGTCATAGATGCGCTAGCACGGGCATTTAGATGTGACGAGTTTACATTGCACCTTTTAACAAGAAGGTTCCTCCAAATGCCGTTTTTAAACATATCTTCTGCTCCAACTCCTACGTATCTTGATTATATCAAGGGTGTCTCTTATCTTCAACATCAGCAGGGGGAGGCTCAAGCTCCTGTACATCTTCTTCAGTATTATAGAGACCTATGGATCAATGTTTTATTTGGAGATGATGCAGAAGAAGAAGACAACAACgacaacaaagaagaagaagatcatctTGCGGTGTTCCCACCTTTCACAGACACAGAGTTGAAGAAAGCAG AGGAAGATCTTAAGGAGCTGCGAGCCAGAGGAGTAATCCAGATCAACATCGTTGCTGGTGATGATCAATTGATTAGATTCTTGAGAAACATAGCACAACCTACCGAGTCCAATCCTCAAGCTATTTGGAATGTCAAACGACAGATTTCTATTTATTTCAGAAGTAAACGCTTCTCCCTAGTAGTTGCCTGTGCTGAAATGAAGCAAAGGTACTTTAGTGGTCCTTGGAGTTTTCTTGTGTTCCTTGCTGTTATTTTCACGGTTGGTATGACTGTAATTCAAACTGTCCTCACAGGCATTCAGACTTACAAATAG